A stretch of the Thalassotalea euphylliae genome encodes the following:
- the thrS gene encoding threonine--tRNA ligase, producing MPVITLPDGSQRSFDNPVSVMDVALDIGPGLAKATLAGRINGERVDACEMITEDCQLQLITAKDEDGLEIIRHSCAHLLGHAIKQLFPDVKMAIGPTIDNGFYYDIDLEQALNDDDLAKLEKRMLELAKTNYAVVKKTVSWQEARDTFEARGESYKMEILDENIEKDDRPGLYHHEEYIDMCRGPHVPNMKHCHHFKLMNVAGAYWRGDSENKMLQRIYGTAWADKKQLKAYLQRLAEAEKRDHRKIGKALDLFHWQTEAPGMVFWHNDGWTIYTELEKFVRQKLHEYDYDEVKGPLMMDRQLWERSGHWDKYAENMFTTESEKREYAIKPMNCPGHVQIFNQGLKSYRDLPLRMAEFGCCHRNEPSGALHGLMRVRGFTQDDAHIFCTEDQVQAEVTKCIEMVYDVYKTFGFEDILVKLSTRPEKRIGADEIWDKAEEGLANALKSLDIPFEYLPGEGAFYGPKIEFTLLDCLGRNWQCGTVQLDFALPGRLDASYIGEDGERHVPVMIHRAILGSLERFIGILIEEYSGKFPTWLSPIQATVMNITDKQGEYCENVVKKLKESGFRAKVDLRNEKIGFKIREHTLKRVPYLLVVGDKEMENGEIAVRTRGGEDLGKMSVEDFIAKLTQEVSDRT from the coding sequence TGTAATGGATGTTGCATTAGACATTGGTCCTGGTTTAGCAAAAGCGACACTTGCCGGTCGCATTAATGGTGAGCGCGTAGACGCGTGCGAAATGATCACCGAAGATTGCCAACTACAGTTGATCACTGCGAAAGATGAAGATGGTCTGGAGATTATTCGCCACTCTTGTGCTCACTTGTTAGGTCACGCGATCAAGCAATTATTCCCAGATGTAAAAATGGCGATTGGTCCAACAATCGACAACGGTTTTTACTACGACATCGATTTAGAGCAAGCATTAAACGACGATGATTTAGCGAAGTTAGAAAAGCGCATGCTTGAGCTTGCTAAAACTAACTACGCGGTTGTGAAGAAAACGGTTTCTTGGCAAGAAGCACGCGATACGTTTGAAGCACGCGGCGAAAGCTACAAGATGGAAATCTTAGACGAAAACATCGAGAAAGATGATCGTCCAGGCTTATATCATCACGAAGAATACATCGACATGTGTCGTGGCCCACACGTGCCAAACATGAAGCACTGTCATCACTTTAAACTGATGAATGTTGCAGGTGCCTACTGGCGTGGTGATTCAGAAAACAAAATGCTACAGCGTATTTACGGCACAGCATGGGCAGATAAGAAGCAATTAAAAGCTTACTTACAACGCTTAGCAGAAGCAGAAAAGCGTGACCACCGTAAAATCGGTAAAGCACTAGACTTATTCCACTGGCAAACCGAAGCGCCGGGCATGGTGTTCTGGCATAACGATGGTTGGACTATTTATACTGAGCTTGAAAAATTCGTTCGCCAAAAGTTACACGAATACGATTACGACGAAGTAAAAGGTCCATTAATGATGGATCGTCAGTTGTGGGAGCGCTCAGGCCACTGGGACAAATATGCAGAAAACATGTTCACGACAGAATCTGAAAAACGTGAATATGCGATTAAGCCAATGAACTGCCCAGGCCACGTTCAAATTTTTAACCAAGGTTTGAAGTCATACCGTGATTTACCGCTACGTATGGCAGAGTTTGGTTGTTGTCACCGCAATGAGCCATCAGGTGCATTACACGGCTTAATGCGCGTACGTGGTTTCACACAAGATGATGCCCATATTTTCTGTACTGAAGATCAAGTACAAGCAGAAGTCACTAAGTGTATTGAAATGGTTTACGATGTATACAAAACCTTTGGTTTTGAAGACATTCTCGTAAAACTCTCGACTCGTCCTGAAAAGCGCATCGGTGCTGATGAAATTTGGGATAAAGCCGAGGAAGGCCTAGCGAACGCGCTTAAGTCTTTAGACATCCCATTTGAGTACTTACCAGGTGAAGGTGCATTCTACGGTCCGAAAATTGAGTTCACCTTACTCGATTGTTTAGGCCGTAACTGGCAATGTGGTACGGTGCAGCTAGACTTTGCACTACCAGGTCGTTTAGATGCGTCTTACATCGGTGAAGATGGTGAACGTCACGTACCGGTAATGATCCACCGTGCAATCTTAGGTTCATTAGAGCGTTTCATCGGTATTTTAATCGAAGAATACTCAGGTAAATTCCCAACTTGGTTATCACCAATTCAGGCAACTGTGATGAATATCACCGACAAACAAGGTGAATATTGTGAAAATGTTGTGAAAAAACTGAAAGAAAGTGGATTTAGAGCCAAAGTTGACTTGAGAAATGAGAAGATAGGCTTTAAAATCCGCGAGCACACTTTGAAGCGTGTTCCATATCTTTTAGTCGTTGGTGACAAAGAGATGGAAAACGGCGAAATTGCTGTTCGTACACGCGGTGGTGAAGATTTAGGAAAAATGTCGGTTGAAGACTTTATTGCTAAGCTAACACAAGAAGTTAGCGACAGAACCTAA
- the infC gene encoding translation initiation factor IF-3, protein MEEQAIKGGQRGGQKEPAHRLNELITGIPGNEVRLIGYDGEAAGIVTLNEAMNLAEQAGVDLVEISPTAKPPVCRVMDYGKFLYEKAKEQKEQRKKQKQIQVKEIKFRPGTDEGDYQVKLRNLKRFLEGGDKAKVTVRFRGREMAHQDIGIELLNRVKADLQDVASVEFFPKKAEGRQMIMVLAPIKR, encoded by the coding sequence TTGGAGGAACAGGCTATTAAAGGTGGTCAAAGAGGCGGTCAAAAAGAGCCGGCACATCGTTTAAATGAGTTAATTACAGGTATTCCTGGCAACGAAGTTCGCTTAATTGGTTATGACGGCGAAGCAGCTGGTATCGTAACGTTAAACGAAGCGATGAACTTAGCGGAGCAAGCAGGTGTTGATTTAGTAGAAATCAGCCCAACGGCAAAACCGCCTGTGTGTCGTGTAATGGATTACGGTAAGTTCCTTTACGAAAAAGCCAAAGAGCAAAAAGAACAGCGTAAAAAGCAGAAACAAATTCAGGTTAAGGAAATTAAATTCCGTCCTGGTACAGATGAAGGCGACTATCAGGTCAAACTACGCAACCTGAAGCGCTTTTTAGAAGGTGGTGACAAGGCTAAGGTAACAGTACGTTTCCGCGGTCGTGAAATGGCCCACCAAGACATTGGTATCGAGCTTTTAAACCGTGTTAAAGCGGATTTACAAGACGTAGCATCTGTAGAATTCTTCCCAAAAAAGGCAGAAGGTCGTCAGATGATTATGGTTCTCGCACCAATCAAACGTTAA
- the rpmI gene encoding 50S ribosomal protein L35 has product MPKMKTNKGAAKRFKPTANGYKFKQAGLRHILTKRRTKVKRHLRAKCLVAASDIKSVKKMLRHA; this is encoded by the coding sequence ATGCCTAAAATGAAAACTAACAAAGGTGCTGCAAAGCGCTTTAAGCCTACAGCTAACGGCTATAAATTCAAGCAAGCTGGTCTTCGTCACATCCTGACTAAGCGCCGTACCAAAGTTAAGCGTCACTTACGTGCTAAATGCCTAGTTGCCGCTTCTGACATCAAGTCAGTTAAGAAAATGTTACGTCACGCTTAA
- the rplT gene encoding 50S ribosomal protein L20 gives MARVKRGVVARRSHKKVLKQAKGYYGARSRVYRVAFQAVTKAGQYAYRDRRQRKRQFRQLWIARINAASRQNGLSYSRFINGLKKASIEIDRKILADIAVYDKAAFTVLVEKANAALAA, from the coding sequence ATGGCAAGAGTAAAACGTGGTGTTGTAGCACGCCGTTCTCATAAAAAAGTTTTAAAGCAAGCTAAAGGTTACTACGGTGCTCGTAGTCGCGTTTATCGCGTTGCTTTCCAAGCAGTAACTAAAGCTGGCCAATACGCATACCGTGACCGTCGTCAACGTAAGCGTCAATTCCGTCAACTTTGGATTGCTCGTATCAACGCTGCATCTCGTCAAAATGGTTTATCTTACAGCCGTTTCATCAACGGTCTTAAGAAAGCTTCTATCGAGATCGATCGTAAGATCTTAGCAGACATCGCTGTATACGATAAAGCTGCTTTCACTGTACTAGTAGAAAAAGCAAACGCGGCATTAGCTGCTTAA